TAGTAGTTGATAAAACAAATGAAAGGGTCTGAGACCATTGAAACATACATTTAATGACCATAAGTGGATGTGGCATGAGTTTGAAAGAGGAGACGATAAGAAGATAAGAGAGCTAATCTCGAATGATTTTTCCTGTGAAGAGTGGCTTGAAAATATTAAGGACCGAGAAGCCAATCTTCTTGAACTTAACACAGAAACTAGGGGAGAGGAGTACATTTGGGGATCTCTTATCTATCAGCAGGATATTGAGGATAAGTCTGAGAAGAATATCTTTCATTTTTATATTGGCAAGGAGCTCTTTATAACCGTTGATTTTGATTTTTCAATTCTTGATGTCAGTCCGGTTGGAGTTCACAAACAAATGAATCAGGCTGAGAATGCAGTTGAAGGCTTTTTCATTCTTCTGGGAAACCTGTTATCCAGCTATTTGCATAAGATTGATGCCTATGAAGAAAGACTTCATGATTTACTATGGGAAATGAAGGAGCAGAATAACCTTCAGATTTTGGAGCGAATCTATGAAAACCGACATGAGCTTCTGGTATGGAAAAACCTGGTCATTCCGATTGTGGAATTGAAATACGTTGCTGAAGAAGCGTATGGAAAAGAGA
The window above is part of the Mesobacillus jeotgali genome. Proteins encoded here:
- a CDS encoding magnesium transporter CorA family protein, coding for MKHTFNDHKWMWHEFERGDDKKIRELISNDFSCEEWLENIKDREANLLELNTETRGEEYIWGSLIYQQDIEDKSEKNIFHFYIGKELFITVDFDFSILDVSPVGVHKQMNQAENAVEGFFILLGNLLSSYLHKIDAYEERLHDLLWEMKEQNNLQILERIYENRHELLVWKNLVIPIVELKYVAEEAYGKEIHKKTEFNRVETRVQRVRMLLDEYQQAIDTMINLEEVVSTHRGNEIMKTLTVMTILFTPVTAWGAIWGMNFKFMPELEWKFGYLFAGLLIFASTAALYYYVKMKGWMGDILKVKKKNRFFG